AAGAAGTCGAAATCTGCGGTTGTTCTGGAAGTCTCCTGTAAAAGTTTTTTCACATTTGGAGCCACTTCCCGAAGGGCAAAATTGAATACTTCAATCCCATTTAGGGCAATTTGAAGGCGATTCCGGTAGATTCCCGTTCCATATTTGACGACATCAAAGGATTTCTTGCTAATGAAATTTCTCATCCCACCATCCGGAATAATGATAGCATCAAATCCTGAGCCATCAGACTCCAGGTTGAAATGCATGGGGGGTGCTGATTCATCATATTCAAAAGCTGTTGCTGTAGCAGCATCTCCAAAGAGGGGATAAGTGCTTTTGTCCCTGTATGAGGCTGTTAAAGTAGAAATGTCTCCTACCAGCAGCAGGCCTTTTTTGATTTTTGTGGATTGCATCATGCTAACCATGGCTGATACCCCATAAACCCATCCGGAACATCCCAGGCCAATGTCATAGGCAACGCAGGAATGAGGCAAGCCCAATTTATCCTGTATAATACCAGATGTAGAAGGAATGATATAATCTCTTGATTGGCTGATAAATATCAATAACTGGATTTCCTGCTTATCCCAGCCTAATTCGGATATTAACTTTTCTGCTGATGCAATGCATAAATCTGAAGTGGCCGTACCTTCTTCAGCGACTCTCCGTTTTTCCACACCCACCGTCTTAACCAGCATCTCGCGATCTTTAACTGAAACCCACTTGTAGTCGAGGTTGGAAACTTCTTTCCGGGGGACTGCAGCCGATATACCAGCCATTCGAACATTCGGGATGGAAAAAAGAGCCATGATTTAAAGTTTTGATTTAACTATCTCATAGAGATCATTAATACTCTTTGATTTCTGAATATCTTCTGCATTTATGGTGGCACCATACTCTGTTTTTACCATGGCAATCAGGATAAGGGCATTAATGCTGTTCCAGTCAAAAACTTCACGGAAATGAGTTTCTGGCTGCAGTTTGCCAGCTTCCAGTTCTTCAAATTCAGTCTCAATGTTTTTGATAAATTCTTCAATCGTCATTTTAGCCAATTTAGGAGTGTTAACACTGTGCGCAAAAGTAAACAAATTTAATAGAAACGTTTTTGAAATGAAACATTTATAGACATATCAGTTAATTTGAATATGCACAAATAACTATCTTTAGTTCCTCTATTTAGCTGGATGTCTTCTCGAAAATATAAACTACTGTTAATCAATCCGATAAATCCTGAGAATAAAGGGTTTACTGTTAACCAGGGGCAGCGGTATCCTCCCCTTGGATTAGGTATTGTGGCCTCCCTGACCCCTGAAAACTGGGAGGTTCAGATCCGG
This genomic window from Bacteroidales bacterium contains:
- a CDS encoding ketoacyl-ACP synthase III, whose translation is MALFSIPNVRMAGISAAVPRKEVSNLDYKWVSVKDREMLVKTVGVEKRRVAEEGTATSDLCIASAEKLISELGWDKQEIQLLIFISQSRDYIIPSTSGIIQDKLGLPHSCVAYDIGLGCSGWVYGVSAMVSMMQSTKIKKGLLLVGDISTLTASYRDKSTYPLFGDAATATAFEYDESAPPMHFNLESDGSGFDAIIIPDGGMRNFISKKSFDVVKYGTGIYRNRLQIALNGIEVFNFALREVAPNVKKLLQETSRTTADFDFFVFHQANLLMNETIRKMLKVEKEKVPYTIRKYGNTSSASIPLTIVSELKEQISSSKVRLLTCGFGVGLSWGSVAMELDHVVCPDVIEY
- a CDS encoding acyl carrier protein, producing MTIEEFIKNIETEFEELEAGKLQPETHFREVFDWNSINALILIAMVKTEYGATINAEDIQKSKSINDLYEIVKSKL